The region TCGGGCGGCAGCATTTTGCTTTCCGTCCACACTTGGGCCAAAGCCCACAAGCCACACCCGAGAGAGCCGCCTAAAATACCACCAATGGTCAGTATTGTTACAACATTGAATCCAAGCCAGTTATAGGCAAGACCAACGGCAACTATATAGACGTAAACATATTTGACAACCCCTTGACGTCCCCGGTCCCTTACCCATTTGAAAGCAGGAGCAAAAGATTCATAAGTTGTAGAGGGATAGAGCTCAATGATGCTATATAGCGTACCCCACAAGGCGCACCACACACCGAGATAGTACAGGTAAAGCAGTGACGGATGAAGTTCCGTGAGGAACTTGGACTGGTACTCAAAGAGTTTTAGTCCGGCAGGGACAAGTTGTTGGGTATGCAGCATAGAAGCGCCTAACGCTGTAAAAGCAACGGTGATTAGCAGAAGTGCGCCGAAGCTGACGATAGTGTCAACCTGGCCAGCCTTCAGCCAGGTCATGGCTTTGTTTACTTCTTCCTTTTCCGTCGGCAGGGCAAGCGGCTTATCACCACTGCTGGCAAGAACTTTTGCTTCCACCTCTTTAAAATTCGGCAGCCCCAGAACACCCCAACCCTTATTGCGGTATAAACCGATATAACCGATGTAATCGTAAGTACCGCCGCCAATGGCGCCGACATAGGCCACCATTTCAAGCCAGATCGGCCGGCTGGCCACATCCGGATATTTAGCAGCAACCCACGGCTCATAGACAGGCAAGTTAGGAATCAGACCAAGGATAACTTTACCCCACTCGGGATTAGACGCAAACAAGGCAATAATGGTTGTCAGGGTCATAGTAATAACAATAGCTGTTTGAGTTTTTTCCACCCAGCCGTAGCCGCCGGCGACGGGAAGCTGGCTACAGCAAGCAGGCCCATCAAAACAGGAAACCAATTTTTCGGCCCGGGGAAGATCTGGCCCCACCGGGCAACCGGGTGCTCACCGGTAAGGACCATGTACCGCACCCCGGAATATGACATGAAACCTTTGGCCAGCGCACCGAATACCAGGCACCAGAGCACGCCGTAGCCAAATATTGCTGCGCCGCGCGGCGCAAAAAACACCTCACCACTGCCCACCGTTGCCGACGCCAGAATAAAGCCCGGCCCCATGAAGGCTAATAACCCTTTCCAGCCTATTGTAAGGTTGCGGTCCGGTTCCGGATACTTAAACAATTTGTCGTTATCCAATATCAATCCCTCCTGTATTATTTGAATGAGTGCCTGATCATAAAACCTTCCCCCTCAATCCCTCCCTTCCTGTTGAAGTCCAATCTCGATAAGACGAACGGCTTGGCGGCATCTTGCGCAGGCATAGCCGGCATATCCGGCTAACAGTACAACTACAATGATAAAAACAGAGGGAGCGAAAACTGCCATTAGTACCGTAAATACCCAGCCCAAACCAGCAACCCATTGCCACCCCTTTTGCAGACGCCGGTAATAGGCCTGCATGGCTGCGAGTTCTTCTCTGACAGCGGAAGTGTCAAGCGGGACAGATTGAGCAGCCGTTCGGTTACCAACCTTAGGCAATGTTACTAACTTTCTTCCGTAATAGAATGCTAAAAGCAAAAACAGTGATGAAACAAAGAAATTATCCTGAGCAAAGGTTGTCGCCGCTAAAGCCAGGAAACCAGCCACAGCTAAACCTTGAGCAGCCACCAAACTGCGGGGTTTCTCCCTAACCGCTGCTACCCACATTTAAATCAACTCCTATGCTTATTTGCAGTATTAAGCAGAGCCATTATACATGCTATAAGTACATGTTCACAGTAATTTGTTCATTATATCGAACATTGTTCTTTATTTTGAACATACTAAGCAATCCTTACTTACAAATACTTACCAAGTCATTAGTATCAATTTTAAAAATTATTAGTTAATTTCATATATAAGAACTTCGTTCTTATATATGAATAAAACATTACTTCATGATTTTTATATTTTTGTATTCTCCATCAACCCCAATTTTTCCTGCACGGTATTGCAATATTTGATATTTTTTTTGTTTTCTTACAATTTCCCCAGCCGCATCGATACATTAACCGCCGCTAAACGTACCTTATTACGCACTTCATTCATAAATTCGTCAGTAACCCGCATTACAGGAATGGTTACACTCATGGCGGCAATCATTTTATGAGTCTTATCATAGATAGGCGCAGCCACACAAATACCGCCCGGAATGATTTCCTGATTGTCAATCGCGTAGCCTTGTTTGGCAATTTCTTGTAGTTCTTCCACTAATTTTTCATACGTAACTACCGTTTTCTCTGTATAACGCTCAAGTTCCACATTTCCCAAACGTGATTTTAGTTCCTCTTCACTAAGCGATGACAACAACATCTTGCCGACGGCAGTAGCATGTGCAGGAATTCTGAAACCTATGGTTGTTACCACACTTAAATCTTTCACTCCCTCACATTTTGCAATATAAACGGCAAAACGCCCTTCTAATATAGCGGCATGGGCAGTTTCCCCCAATTCATTGCTCAGGTTTTTAGTTCCCTGCCAGATTTCCCGCGATATGTTAGTGTTGTTCATACACGAAGCGCTTAATTGAATTAACTTTAATCCCGGATAATACACTCTCATATCGGGATCAAATTGGATGTAATCACGGTTTGTTAAATCCTGGAGCAAATAGGATAACGAGCTTTTGGGAATATCCAAATACTCTTGTATGCCGGTAAACGTAGGAGGCTTAGGGCTTTTTACAATAAATTCAATGATATCAAGTGTGCGCGATGCCGATTTTACCATTGTTGGTTTACCATTACTCATAAGTCTTTCGCTCCTGTCCATAACATAATAGGCTTTAACATACAGCAAGTATCATAATTAAATACTATTGCTTGTTTAAATATGTTTGATTCGACGGGATTTTTTTTTTTCCTGTCAGCCCATGCACTAACCACCGATTCTTGCTCGGCCATTTCTTGGGATTGGTAAGACCGCCCGCCAGAAACAGGCAGGACAGCAAGCGATAAGAAAAAGAATATCGTACAGATCTCTGGTTCGACCTGTACGATATCAATTCAATTAGCATTACTAAATTTATTCACTATAATAGTTATTTAACCGGTCTACATTTTACAGAGTCGGGCCTATACG is a window of Sporomusaceae bacterium ACPt DNA encoding:
- the xynR_4 gene encoding HTH-type transcriptional regulator XynR; this translates as MSNGKPTMVKSASRTLDIIEFIVKSPKPPTFTGIQEYLDIPKSSLSYLLQDLTNRDYIQFDPDMRVYYPGLKLIQLSASCMNNTNISREIWQGTKNLSNELGETAHAAILEGRFAVYIAKCEGVKDLSVVTTIGFRIPAHATAVGKMLLSSLSEEELKSRLGNVELERYTEKTVVTYEKLVEELQEIAKQGYAIDNQEIIPGGICVAAPIYDKTHKMIAAMSVTIPVMRVTDEFMNEVRNKVRLAAVNVSMRLGKL